The Euphorbia lathyris chromosome 8, ddEupLath1.1, whole genome shotgun sequence genome has a window encoding:
- the LOC136204114 gene encoding protein RGF1 INDUCIBLE TRANSCRIPTION FACTOR 1 yields the protein MGIGKAAWLDALYSEKFFVGCSYHETAKKNEKNVCCLDCCISICPHCVPSHRFHRLLQVRRYVYHDVVRLEDLQKLIDCSNVQAYTINSAKVVFIKKRPQNRQFKGSGNYCTSCDRSLQEPFIHCSLGCKVDFVLKHYKDLSPYLRKCNSLTLSPDFLIPQDMGDDQEMTNETPNSTIVDSDDPMSWSSDNSSENMSTVCTEIVRKKRSGLYGCGRSANKVSDEDMATSMSRRKGIPHRSPLC from the exons ATG GGAATTGGAAAGGCTGCATGGTTGGATGCTCTTTACTCTGAAAAATTCTTTGTGGGTTGCTCTTATCATGAAACtgcaaagaaaaatgaaaagaacgTTTGTTGTTTGGATTGTTGTATTAGTATTTGCCCTCATTGTGTTCCTTCTCATCGATTCCATCGTCTTCTTCAAGTTCGTCGTTATGTTTATCATGATGTTGTTAGACTCGAAGACTTACAAAAGCTTATCGACTGTTCTAACGTTCAG GCCTATACTATAAATAGTGCAAAAGTGGTGTTCATCAAGAAAAGACCTCAAAATAGGCAATTCAAAGGCTCTGGAAACTATTGTACTTCTTGTGATAGAAGTCTTCAAGAACCTTTTATCCATTGCTCTTTAGGCTGCAAG GTGGATTTTGTGCTGAAACACTATAAGGACTTGTCACCATATTTAAGGAAATGCAACTCATTGACACTTAGTCCAGACTTCTTGATTCCTCAAGATATGGGAGATGATCAAGAGATGACAAATGAGACTCCCAACTCCACAATTGTGGACTCCGATGACCCGATGAGCTGGTCTTCCGACAACTCATCGGAGAATATGAGCACGGTGTGTACCGAAATCGTACGGAAGAAAAGAAGTGGATTGTATGGATGTGGAAGATCGGCTAATAAAGTTTCAGATGAAGACATGGCTACAAGCATGAGTAGAAGAAAAGGCATTCCTCATAGATCTCCTTTGTGTTAA